Genomic DNA from Oryzomonas sagensis:
GGAGTACGAGACCATCTTCGTGGATGACGGTTCGAGCGATAGCTCGTTCACGCTGTTGAAGGGGATTGCCGCCCAGGACCAGCGGGTCAAACTCCTGCGTTTTCGGCGCAACTTCGGCCAGACCGCCGCCATGGCCGCCGGCTTCGACGCGGCCACGGGCGCCGTCATCATCCCCATGGACGGCGACCTGCAGAACGACCCGGCCGATATCCCCCGCCTCCTGGCGAAGCTCCACGAGGGGTACGACGTGGTCTCCGGGTGGCGCAAGGAGCGCAAGGACACCTTCATCACCCGCAAGATCCCCTCGCTGCTGGCCAACTCCCTCATCTCCCGGCTGACCGGCGTGCACCTGCACGACTACGGCTGCACCCTCAAGGCCTACCGCCGCGAGGTGCTGGACGGCATCAACCTCTACGGCGAGATGCACCGCTTCGTGCCGGCCCTGGCCTCCCAGGTGGGGGCAAAGGTCACGGAACTGCCGGTCAACCACCGCCCGCGCCTGTACGGCACGAGCAAGTACGGCATCTCCCGCACCCTGCGGGTCGTGCTGGACCTGATGACGGTCAAGTTCCTCATGGCCTACTCCACCAAGCCGATCCAGTTGTTCGGCAAATGGGGGATCTATACCCTGCTGGCCGGCTGCCTCTCCGGCGGCACGACCCTGTACATGAAGATCTTCGAGAACACGAGCATGAACCGCAATCCGCTCCTGATCCTCACCGCCTTCCTGCTCTTCATGGGGGTCCAGTTCATCGTCCTGGGGCTCCTGGGGGAACTGAACGCCCGGACCTACTTCGAATCCCAGGGCAAGCCGATCTACGTGATCCGGGACCGAGTCAACCTTGGCTGATGACCGGCTGAGAATCCTCATGGTGGCGCCGACCCCCTATTTCGCGGATCGGGGCTGCCATGTGCGCATCTACGAGGAGGCCCGCGCCCTCCGCGCCCTGGGCCACGACGTGCGCATCGTCACCTACCACATCGGTCGGGACCTGCCCGGCATCCCGGTACTGCGCATCCCCCGGATACCGTGGTACAACCGCCTGGAAGCCGGCCCCTCCTGTCACAAGCTCTACCTCGACCTTTTGCTGCTCGGCAAGGCCACAGCCTTCAGCCTCCGCTTCCGCCCCCAGGTAATCCACGCCCACCTCCACGAAGGGGCCGCCATCGGCTGGTTGCTCAAGCTCGTGACCCGCGCCCCGTTGATCTTCGACTACCAGGGGAGCCTCAGCGGCGAATGCATCGACCACGGTTTTTTCAAGGCCGACTCCCGCGCGGCCCGCATCTTCCGCTGGGCCGAGCGGTTCATCAACAATAGCGCCGACCGGATCGTCACCAGTTCCAGCGCCGGGTACGCCGATCTTCGGGCGAACTGGGGGGTGGCCCCCGAACGCCTCGTTTCGGTCATCGACGGCGTGGATACGGACCAGTTCCGCCCCCATGACCGGCAGGAAGCGCGCAGCCGCCTGGGGATCGCCCCCGATGTGCCGGTGGTGGCCTATCTGGGGCTCATGAGCGCCTACCAGGGCACGGACCTGCTCTTGGACGCCATAGCGCTCCTGAAGGCCCAGGGGGTGCAGGCACGCTTCCTCATCATGGGCTTCCCCGTGGAGCGCTACCGGGAAGCGGCCGAGGCGTTGGGGATCGGCGACATGATCACCTTCACCGGCAAGGTGGACTACCGGGAGGCGCCGCTCTTCCTCTCGGCGGCGGACCTGGCCGTATCCCCCAAGCTGTCGTTGACCGAGGCCAACGGCAAGCTCTTCAACTACATGGCCTGCGCCCTGCCGGTGGTGGTCTTCGACACCCCGGTCAACCGGGAGATCCTGGGGGATACGGGCGTCTATGCGCCCCTGGGGGATACCGCCGCCTTCGCCGCCCGCATCGCGGACCTACTGGCGGACCGGGACGGGTTGAAGGGGCGGGGGGAACGGGTCCGGGCCAAGGCGGTCCACGACCACGCCTGGCAGGCCAGGGGCGCCCGTCTGGCCGAGGTGTGCCGGGCGGTTACCGGTGCGTCGGAGCCCTGAAAAAGGGGGTTGTGCGTTTACGTTGAAAAAAATTGCACAAAAAATGTTGACACACAGGCCTGATTTTGGTAAAAAACAAAACTCACCAAGCGGGAATAACTCAGTGGTAGAGTGCAACCTTGCCAAGGTTGAAGTCGCGGGTTCGAATCCCGTTTCCCGCTCCATTTAGAGCGCACAAGCCAGGCCAAAAGCCTGGCTTTTTTGCGTCCTGCGTTGGAGGCGCCCCCACATCCAGCCACCCGCTCACCACAAGCCACTCACCAGAACCATCAACAGCGGCCCGGCTATGCAACAGGCGGCGAGGAGGAGCAAGCCGATGAAGGCGATGGCCATGCCCGGCACTTCGTGGACAGGTCTTTCGTGGCAGGTCGTCATTGCTGTATACCTCCTGATGCCAGTATAGCGCAAACGGCACCGCACCGGGGAGAGGTAAAAAAACGATCCGCCTGCCCCAAAGGGGCCAGGCCGTGCCTACAGGGTCTGGGCTGCCGATGCGATGGTGACCGCCAGGGTGGCCCGCGCCCAGGGGAAACGCGCCTTGATCACGTCGAAATCCGGGCCCGCGGTCACGAAGGCGGCCGTCCCCTTGATCAAGAAGCCGGTGCCGGGCCCCTGCTTCCCGGCCACCTTGGAGCTGCCCAGGGTGATCAGAACCTGGTCGTTGTAGGCCACATTGGCCTCAGTGTGCTGCATGTACCCGGCCGGGATCAAGAGCCGTCCCTCCGGGGAGACGATCAGGTAGCTGTTCCAGGTGTTGACCATGTGCGGCCCGTCCGGGCCCAGGGTGGCGATGGCCACGACCCCGTCCTGTTTCATCACTTCCACTAATTTTCCCGGAATCATGTGTAACCTCCTTGTTGGGTATAGTTTCCCTTTGCCGCCCCCCGAAGGGATACGGTATACTGCTGTCTCTATGATGCAACCCATCCTTGATCCGCGGGGGCGTTATGTTCATCCTGAACCTCCATGACCAGACCCCTCTGTACCGGCAATTGTACCACCAGATCAGGGAACGGGTCCTGTCGGGGGAGTTGCCGGCCGACAGTCGGCTCCCCTCGGTCCGGGACCTGGCCGCCGAGCTTGCCGCCAGCCGCACCACGGTGGAGAGCGCCTACCTGGAGCTGTACGGCGAGGGGTACATCTACAGCAAGCCGCGCAGCGGCTACTTCGTCTCGGCCCTGGACAGCGAGGCCGCGCCCCGCTCCCTCATCCCGGCCGCGCCCCGGCAGACTCCACTCCAGGACCCCCCGCACCCCTGCGCCTTCGACTTCCATCCCGCCCGGCTCGACCCGGCGAGCTTTCCGGCCGCCATCTGGCGCCGGCTCTTCCTGGAGACCCTGCGGGACAGCGTCCGCGAACTGACCCACTATAGCGAGCCCCAGGGGGATTGGGGGCTGCGCGTCGCAATCCGCGCCTACCTGGAACGTTCCCGGGGCGTGGTGTGCGACCCGGAGCAGATCGTGATCTGCGCCGGCCTGCAACAGAGCCTGGATATCGTGGCCGTTCTGCTGAAGGACGGCCACTCCGCCGTGGCGGTGGAGGACCCGGGCTACCCGTTGCCCCGCTCCCTTTTCCGCAATCACGGCTACCGGGTCATCCCCCTGCCGGTCGGGCCGGGGGGACTCGACCTGGCGGCTCTCCGGGGAAGCGGCGGCACCGTAGCCTACGTCACCCCGTCCCATCAACTCCCCATGGGGTATGTCATGCCGGTGGCCAACCGGCTGCGGCTGATTGAGTGGGCCGCAACCGGCGGCAAGATGATCATCGAGGACGACTACGACAGCGAACTGCGCTATCACGGCAAGCCGATCCCCTCGTTGCAGGGGCTGCGTCCGGACGGGAACATCATCTATCTGGGGACCTTCTCCAAGATCCTCTCCCCGGCCCTGCGGGCGAGCTACCTCGTGTTGCCCCGGACCCTGCTCGCCCCTTACCACCACCGCTTCAGTCATTACTTCTCGACCGTGCCGCTCTTGGAGCAGAAGACCCTGGCCGCGTTCATGGAGCAGGGACACTGGGAACGGCACATCCGGCGGATGCGCATCATCTGCAAGCGAAAACACGATGCCCTGCTTCACGCCCTGGAACGGCACTTCGGAAACCAGGCCGCCATTATCGGCCAGGGCGCCGGACTCCACGTGGCCGTACAGCTCTTGGGCCCTGGCCCGGACGAAACAGAGCTGATCGACCGGGCCCGCCACAGGGGCGTCCGGCTGTTCCCCTTTTCCGCAACCTGTGACGTCCCCCGGAGCGGCCCGCCCATGGTGTTGCTCGGCTTCGGCGGTATGAACGGCGACGAGATCGAACAGGGGGTCCGGCTCCTGCTCCAGGCATGGCGGAACAGCCCCTGATATCCCCACTATAAGGGAAAACTGCCCGTGCTGACAGGTGCAGTTATGAATAATTTTACCGGGGCAGATGGGGGCACCGGGGTGAGCCGGAGAAAACGACGTTGCCGGTGCCGGGTGACCATGCCCGGAAACTGCGCTTGCGCATGAACCGAACAGTCCCCCATTCCTCCATAACGACGTGATTTTATATCGGCTCCCCCCAGGGTGGCCGCCGATATCCGGGGCCGGCAAGCCAACCGGCAAAACTTTGCTATACTTATCATGTGTGAGCTACGAAAACGGCACCCCTGGGCGGGGAGGCCCGGACAAGGAGCGAATGATGATCAGAAGAGCGTTCGACCCGGAGTTGGCAACCAGGATCGTCAAGGACGTCCCGCTGTTTATCAGTTTCTCCGACGAGGAGATCGCCGAGTTGCTGGAAAAAACAGCCATTTACAGCTATCACAAGGATGAGATTATTATCAACGCCGACGAGCATATCGAGCAGATGTACATCATTCTGAAGGGGCGGGTCAGGGTCGTTGACCTGTCGAGCAGCGGGGAAGAACGGGTCATGGCGTTCCGTCACCGGGGCGATTATTTCGGCGATATGGGGCTTCTGGACGGCAAAACCGATTTTGCCACGGTGGTCGCCACGGAGCCGTGCAAGGTCCTGTTGATCGGGAAGAGCGCGTTCGACGAATTCTTCCTGAACAACAACAAGGCGCTGCGTCAGGTCATCACCGTGCTGTGCCAGCGTCTGCGGGAAAGCTGGCTCTTCCATAACGTCATCGGGATCAACGATGCCGAGTCGAAGATCAGGGCCACCCTGGCGCACTACAGCACGACGCTGGGGACCAGGAACAGCCACGGCATCATCATTAATTCCATCTTCTCCCAGCAAAGCATCGCCGACCGGGTTCAGATCACCCGGGAAACGGTCACCAGGGTGCTGCGGAAGATGAAGGAGCAGCACGAGATCGAGATGGTCGGGCGGCACTTCAAGCTGATGCCCACCTTTTTCGACAAATACCGCCAGTCCCAATTGTACAAGAACCTCTCCTCGGACTTTTAGGTCAGATGCAGGAAGGGGCCGGATCGTTGGACCCGGCCCCTTCGCTTTTCCTGTTCCCCACCTTTTCTGTCTGCCAGCGATTGTTCAGAATTGTAAATGCCTCGGTCGGTCGGCATTCTTTTCAGGCTTCCTCAACGAGGGCCAGCCGGTTGATGGCGATGGCAGGACGGGGTGTTCACTCTGCTGCCTAAACGGTTGCCGATGAAATCTGGGAGGTGTTTTCCGCATCATGGGCATAGCTGTTCGAACTGAGCTGCAGGTAGTCCTTCAGCGCCGAGCTGAGCAGCGCCTGCAGGCTGGCGGCGGAACTGTCGCTGCCGGTGTCCGTCGTGGCTGACGCTGTTGCGGCGGACGACGAGGAAGCTTTGTCCAGGGCATCCAACAGCGCCTGGAGCGTTTGGGCGACGGTATCCTGGGTATCGCCGCTGGCCTGGGTTGAGGATGGGGTGGGTGCGACACCCTCGGGCGGTTGCGGCGGCGGGGACGACAGTTTGTCCTCGATCCGGGAGAAGACTGTCTGGGCATCGGTCAGGTTGCCGGATTGCAGGGCGCTGCCCAGGCTCCGGAGATCCTGGCTGAACGGATCGTTGCCCTGGCCGCCGTCCTGCGCTGAGACATCCTCCTGGAGCGTTGCGAAGGCCGTCTGGGCGTCGGATAGGTTGCCCGACGTCAAGGCCGCGCTCAGGGCCTGGAAGTCCTGTGCCAGGGGATTGGTGTCCGAAGAACTCGTGGAGTCGGTGGAGTCGGCGGCAGCCGTCGAGTCGGTGGAGAGCAGCGAGGCAAGGTCCATCTGCTGCTTGGCAAACTCACCTTGTCCCTTCATGTGCTGCTGGATCTTGTCGAGGGCATTCCGGGCATCGGTCAGGTTGCCCGATTGGAGGGCGCTGCCTAAACTCTGGATGTCCTGGGCCATGGGGTTGTTGCTATCGTTGCCAACGCTGTCCGTGCCGCTCGTGCCCGATTGCGCTGCCTTATCCGAGGCAAGCGCGGCGTATGCCTGTTGGGCGTCGGTCATGTCGCCCGACTGGAGGGCGGTGCTGATGTCCTGAAAATCCTGGGCAATCTTGGCAAAAAAACTGGAACTGCTGGAAGAGATACCTGAAATTGACATGTGTAGACCTCCTTGTGGTAGAATGAACCGGGTTGGAAGCGCCGGTCTGGATCAACGGGGACTCGTGACGCGATGTGCTTGCGCTATCCGTCCATAGGGGCTCCTTTCACGGTTGGAACGCCTGACCCACGCCCTTCCCGGAGGCGGGTGCCGGCGTCTTTTCGCATGGTACGTATCGTGTGTACGCGCGAAATGAGGATGAATTGTGAAGGAAAAGAGAAAGTTTTTGTGCAATTTGCCGCTATGGTGGCAAATTTTCCTCGATTGCTGCATATTTCATCCATAGTCCTTCGCTATCCTCATGGCCGGCATCGTGAATTTTCGCCGCAACCGGCACAAACATCCCCGGCCATACGTTGTGATGACAGGGGAGAAAAGGTGGTTCCCATGAAACACAGTACCCGGGGCCGATGGGCCTGTTTTGGCGTGGCCGTAAGTATGCTCGTTCTTCCCCGTTTGGGGGAGGCCGCGCTCGGCGGGACCGCCGCTTCGGTCGCGGCGGACCGCGCGGCCCTTGCGGCCGTGCATCGGGCCACTACGACCCGCGGCGCCTACACGGTCCAGGAGTTCCGGTCCGATTCGAGCACCGTACGGGAATACGTCTCCGCGTCCGGTGTGGTGTTCGCCGTTGTCTGGAATGGCCGGGCGCATCCCGACCTCACCACCCTCCTCGGTTCCTATTCCGGCGAATATCGGGCCGCCCTGCGGCAAACCGCGCGCACGCGCGGGCTCCGGCGCCAGCAGGTGCAGTCGGATGGGGTCGTGGTGGAGAAGTGGGGACACATGCGGAATCTGCAGGGCAGGGCCTATGCCCCGGCATTGATCCCAACGGGGGTAACCATCGATGAAATCAAGTAACGTAGGCATGACGCTCCTTGTCATGGCCCTTGTCGCCGGCTGCGGTTCGGGCGGCAGCTCCGGCACCGGCAGTACCACGACCGGCACCACCAGCGGCACCACCGGCACCTCGACCGGCACCACGGGTACGACAACCGGCACTACCGCGAGCAATGTGCTCGCCGTCACCGTCAACGGTTCCCTCTGCTCCGGCAGCACCTCCGGCTCTTATGTCAACAAGCCGTGCGTCAGCGTGACGATCTGCACCCCCGGCACCTCCACCTGTCAGACCGTCAGCGACATCCTGCTGGATACCGGGAGTTACGGGTTGCGTATCTTCAGCACCGCCCTGACCGGGGTATCCCTTACCCAGGTAGCCAGCGCCGGCGGCGGGTCGTTGGCCGAATGCGTCCAGTTCGGGGACGGGTCTGCGTTGTGGGGGCCGGTCATGACGGCGGATGTGGTCCTGGGGGGAGAATCCAGCGTGCAGATGCCGATCCAGGTGATCAACGCCGGCTTCGGTTCCCCTCCCCAGACTTGCAGGAGTGCCGATGCCAGCCCCACGGCGGCGGGATTCAACGGGATACTGGGGGTGGGGTTATTTGCGCGGGATTGCGGTGCGGGTTGCGTCGACGCGGCCGATAACGGGATGTACTACTCCTGCAGCGGATCGAGTTGCACCGCCACGGCGGCGGAACTCGCCAAACAGGTGCCCAACCCGGTGGCGCTGCTCCCGCTGGACAATAACGGCGTAATCGTGCAACTCCCCACGGTCGCCACGAACGGGGCCGCCTCAGCCGCAGGCTCGCTCACCCTGGGGATCGGCACCCGCTCCAACAACATCCCCTCGTCGGTAACCACATACCCTGCCGATGCGTCGACCGCCGAGTTCCTCACGACCTATAACGGCACGACCTACGCCAGCTTTCTGGACACCGGTTCCAACGGCCTGTACTTCCCTGCCACAAGCCTTGTGTCGGCCTGCACCGTCTCCGGTTATTCCGCCTGGTTCTGCCCCGCGACGACCAAGAGCCTGAGCGCCGTCAACGCCGGGTATAACGGTTCGCCCTTCGGCACCATCGACTTCACGATCGGTAGCGCCGTCACCATGTTCAACTCGTCCTACATGGTGTTCCCCGCCCTTGGGGGCGCCATGAGCGGCGGCTTCGACTGGGGCCTCCCCTTCTTTCTGGGGAGAAACGTCTATGTGGGGATCGACGGAACGGGCTCCCCCCTGGGAACCGGCCCGTACTGGGCGTACTGATGGTCTTGGGTGCTCCTCCGACAACCGTAATAACGGCAGCCAGGCCACGGAGCCACGGAAACCCCCGGAGGAAGCAGGGGGATAACCTATCCGTTACAGCACCTCGAATTTGTACCCCACGCCGTACACCGAATGGATCAGCTCCGCCTCGGGATCGACGCTGGCGATCTTTTTCCGCAGCTTCTTGATATGGCTGTCGATGGTGCGGTCGCTCACGGTGCGCTGGTCGAGGTAGATCTGGTCCATGAGTTGCTGCCGGCTGTAGATGCGCCCCGGGCTGGCGACGAGGAACTGCAGGAGTTTGAATTCAACCGCCGTGAGATCCAGGTCATTGCCGGTGAGGGTGGCCCGGTAACGCGGCTCGTCCAGGACGAGCCCATGCGCCTGGGTCGTCTGTTCGCTCCCGGCCCGGCGCAGGACCGACTTGACCCGCGCCACCACCTCCCGGGGACTGAACGGCTTGCAGATGTAGTCGTCGGCGCCCAATTCGAGCCCGAGCAGGCGGTCGATCTCCTCGATGCGGGCGGTGACCATGATGATCGGCACGCTGGAGAAGGTGCGGATGTCCTTGCAGATCTCGATACCGTCGCGGCCCGGCAGCATCAGGTCGAGGAGAATGAGGGCGGGCGTATGTTCCCGCACCCAGGCGACAACCTCCAGGCCATTGTCCAGGCGGTGGGCGTCGTAG
This window encodes:
- a CDS encoding glycosyltransferase family 2 protein, whose amino-acid sequence is MELSIVVPIYNEEENVAALYESIRDALARTSLEYETIFVDDGSSDSSFTLLKGIAAQDQRVKLLRFRRNFGQTAAMAAGFDAATGAVIIPMDGDLQNDPADIPRLLAKLHEGYDVVSGWRKERKDTFITRKIPSLLANSLISRLTGVHLHDYGCTLKAYRREVLDGINLYGEMHRFVPALASQVGAKVTELPVNHRPRLYGTSKYGISRTLRVVLDLMTVKFLMAYSTKPIQLFGKWGIYTLLAGCLSGGTTLYMKIFENTSMNRNPLLILTAFLLFMGVQFIVLGLLGELNARTYFESQGKPIYVIRDRVNLG
- a CDS encoding glycosyltransferase, which translates into the protein MADDRLRILMVAPTPYFADRGCHVRIYEEARALRALGHDVRIVTYHIGRDLPGIPVLRIPRIPWYNRLEAGPSCHKLYLDLLLLGKATAFSLRFRPQVIHAHLHEGAAIGWLLKLVTRAPLIFDYQGSLSGECIDHGFFKADSRAARIFRWAERFINNSADRIVTSSSAGYADLRANWGVAPERLVSVIDGVDTDQFRPHDRQEARSRLGIAPDVPVVAYLGLMSAYQGTDLLLDAIALLKAQGVQARFLIMGFPVERYREAAEALGIGDMITFTGKVDYREAPLFLSAADLAVSPKLSLTEANGKLFNYMACALPVVVFDTPVNREILGDTGVYAPLGDTAAFAARIADLLADRDGLKGRGERVRAKAVHDHAWQARGARLAEVCRAVTGASEP
- a CDS encoding pyridoxamine 5'-phosphate oxidase family protein, giving the protein MIPGKLVEVMKQDGVVAIATLGPDGPHMVNTWNSYLIVSPEGRLLIPAGYMQHTEANVAYNDQVLITLGSSKVAGKQGPGTGFLIKGTAAFVTAGPDFDVIKARFPWARATLAVTIASAAQTL
- a CDS encoding PLP-dependent aminotransferase family protein, which encodes MFILNLHDQTPLYRQLYHQIRERVLSGELPADSRLPSVRDLAAELAASRTTVESAYLELYGEGYIYSKPRSGYFVSALDSEAAPRSLIPAAPRQTPLQDPPHPCAFDFHPARLDPASFPAAIWRRLFLETLRDSVRELTHYSEPQGDWGLRVAIRAYLERSRGVVCDPEQIVICAGLQQSLDIVAVLLKDGHSAVAVEDPGYPLPRSLFRNHGYRVIPLPVGPGGLDLAALRGSGGTVAYVTPSHQLPMGYVMPVANRLRLIEWAATGGKMIIEDDYDSELRYHGKPIPSLQGLRPDGNIIYLGTFSKILSPALRASYLVLPRTLLAPYHHRFSHYFSTVPLLEQKTLAAFMEQGHWERHIRRMRIICKRKHDALLHALERHFGNQAAIIGQGAGLHVAVQLLGPGPDETELIDRARHRGVRLFPFSATCDVPRSGPPMVLLGFGGMNGDEIEQGVRLLLQAWRNSP
- a CDS encoding Crp/Fnr family transcriptional regulator, giving the protein MMIRRAFDPELATRIVKDVPLFISFSDEEIAELLEKTAIYSYHKDEIIINADEHIEQMYIILKGRVRVVDLSSSGEERVMAFRHRGDYFGDMGLLDGKTDFATVVATEPCKVLLIGKSAFDEFFLNNNKALRQVITVLCQRLRESWLFHNVIGINDAESKIRATLAHYSTTLGTRNSHGIIINSIFSQQSIADRVQITRETVTRVLRKMKEQHEIEMVGRHFKLMPTFFDKYRQSQLYKNLSSDF
- a CDS encoding DUF2844 domain-containing protein codes for the protein MKHSTRGRWACFGVAVSMLVLPRLGEAALGGTAASVAADRAALAAVHRATTTRGAYTVQEFRSDSSTVREYVSASGVVFAVVWNGRAHPDLTTLLGSYSGEYRAALRQTARTRGLRRQQVQSDGVVVEKWGHMRNLQGRAYAPALIPTGVTIDEIK
- a CDS encoding DUF3443 domain-containing protein; the encoded protein is MKSSNVGMTLLVMALVAGCGSGGSSGTGSTTTGTTSGTTGTSTGTTGTTTGTTASNVLAVTVNGSLCSGSTSGSYVNKPCVSVTICTPGTSTCQTVSDILLDTGSYGLRIFSTALTGVSLTQVASAGGGSLAECVQFGDGSALWGPVMTADVVLGGESSVQMPIQVINAGFGSPPQTCRSADASPTAAGFNGILGVGLFARDCGAGCVDAADNGMYYSCSGSSCTATAAELAKQVPNPVALLPLDNNGVIVQLPTVATNGAASAAGSLTLGIGTRSNNIPSSVTTYPADASTAEFLTTYNGTTYASFLDTGSNGLYFPATSLVSACTVSGYSAWFCPATTKSLSAVNAGYNGSPFGTIDFTIGSAVTMFNSSYMVFPALGGAMSGGFDWGLPFFLGRNVYVGIDGTGSPLGTGPYWAY
- a CDS encoding response regulator; its protein translation is MNGKILIVEDEEKLAALLHDYLHQNGYDAHRLDNGLEVVAWVREHTPALILLDLMLPGRDGIEICKDIRTFSSVPIIMVTARIEEIDRLLGLELGADDYICKPFSPREVVARVKSVLRRAGSEQTTQAHGLVLDEPRYRATLTGNDLDLTAVEFKLLQFLVASPGRIYSRQQLMDQIYLDQRTVSDRTIDSHIKKLRKKIASVDPEAELIHSVYGVGYKFEVL